One Nitrospinota bacterium genomic window, ACCATGTCCATGGTGATATGTTTGCCTTTAAGCCTGGCCGGGGCGGATGCGTCCACATACCCGTGCGAAAGGTCTATCTTCGCCCCCAGAGCCGCAAGGCCCTTTAAATGCTGGTCTATGGGCCGCTCGCCGATGGCGCATCCGCCGGGAAGGCTCACCTTCGCGTGGCCAAGCCGGGAAAGCAGCGGGCCGAGCACAAGGCACGAGGCGCGCATTGTTTTCACAAGCTCGTAAGGCGCCTCGTGGCGGGTGATGGCCGAGCTGTCCACCATGTACGCCGAGGCGTCCACCCTGGTGATTTTCGAGCCGAACACCTCAATTATCCGGGCGATGGTCCGGATGTCCATCAGGTCCGGTATGTTCGTCAGGGAGAACTCGCCTGGCGCCAGAAGCGTCGCCGCGAAAATGGGGAGCGCCGCGTTCTTGGCTCCGGAGACCTTCACCGTACCCTTAAGTGGCCTGCCCCCTTCGATTATTATTTTGTCCATCGTTTGATTGAAATCACTCCTTCAACTGCGCCACAACCACCCGGTCGATTCCCGCCAGGTCCGGCGCGATTTTTACGATATCAAATTTCCCGGCGGCGTTTATCATCTCCGAAACGCTCTTCGATTGTTTATAACCTATTTCCATAGCAATGAAACCGCCAGCCGTTAAATATTCCGGCGCCCCCTCAAAAATCCTTTCTATCACCGAAAGCCCCGTTTCGCCAGCGTACAGGGCTGAATGAGGCTCGTAAAGGGCCGCTTCCGGCGAAACGTCCTTGTCCCCTTCCGGCACATATGGAGGATTCGCCGCGATCAGATCGAACTTGCGGCCGCCAAGATTCGAGAAGATATCCGAGAGGCAAAACTCTATCCGGTCCGCCACGGCATGTGTCCGCGCGTTGAATCCCGCCACTTCAAGAGCGGCCGGGCTTATGTCCACCGCGGTGATTTTCCATGCCGGGCGTTCTTTGGCGAGGGTCACCGCTATGGCCCCGGAGCCGGCGCCGATGTCCAGCGTCTCGATCCGGCTGTCCGCCTTGAAAAGACGCAATGCCTCCTCCACCAGCATTTCCGTTTCCGGCCTTGGGATCAGGGTGTCGCGCGTCACCTTGAACGAAAGTGAATAAAATTCCTTCTCGCCCGCGATGTACGCCACAGGTTCGCGTTTGAGCCTGCGCGCTTCCATCGCTTTGAATGCGGCGGCGGTCTCGTCCGTCACCACCGTTTCCGGATGGGCATAAAAATACCCCCTGTCCACCCGCAGCAGGTTTGCCATAAGCGTCTCAGCGTCCAGCCGGGGAGTGGGAATGCCGGCGGCCTTGAACGAAAGCTCTGCGTG contains:
- the prmC gene encoding peptide chain release factor N(5)-glutamine methyltransferase, which translates into the protein MPETITSLLRHAELSFKAAGIPTPRLDAETLMANLLRVDRGYFYAHPETVVTDETAAAFKAMEARRLKREPVAYIAGEKEFYSLSFKVTRDTLIPRPETEMLVEEALRLFKADSRIETLDIGAGSGAIAVTLAKERPAWKITAVDISPAALEVAGFNARTHAVADRIEFCLSDIFSNLGGRKFDLIAANPPYVPEGDKDVSPEAALYEPHSALYAGETGLSVIERIFEGAPEYLTAGGFIAMEIGYKQSKSVSEMINAAGKFDIVKIAPDLAGIDRVVVAQLKE